The genomic DNA CAGGTCCGATGCGGTCAGCAGCGACTCCAGTTCGATGTCGTGCTCGGCGAGGTTCTCGCGGGCACCCTCCTCGCGGTCCACGACCACGAGGACGCGGTCCACGACCGCACCGGCCTCCCGCAGCGCCTCCACCGCGTCGATGGCCGACTGGCCCGTCGTGGCGATGTCCTCCAGCACGACGACCTCCTCGCCGTCCTCGAAGCGGCCCTCGATGCGGTTGCCGGTGCCGTACTCCTTGGCGGCCTTCCGGACGATGACGTACGGGTTGCCGGTGGCGACGCTCGTGGCCGCGACGAGCGGGACCGCGCCGAGCGCGACGCCCGCCAGCTTGGTGTCGCCCACGCGCCGAGCGAAGGCGTCAGCGATGAGTTCGAGGCAGTCGGGGCTGGTCTCGAACAGGTACTTGTCGACGTAGTACTCCGACGTGCCGCCGTGCGAGAGCTCGAACTCGCCGAACTTCACCGCGTCCGCGGCGCGAAGGGCCGCGACGAGGTCGTCGCGCTCCGTGTCGGTCATGTGTGGGGGTGTGGGTGGTGGTGGGTTAAGCGGCCCGGAAGCGGGTCACCGCCTCCGGTGTCACTCCCGGAGCGCGTAGAACGCGCCGACCGCCACCAGCACCACCGCCGCGCCCCCGAACGCGAGCGCGCGCAGTCCCGAGCGGGCGCCCGCGCCTGGCGTGACTCCCTCACCGTCGGAGGCGTTCACCCCGAAGGCGCCGAGCAGGCGCTCCTCCTGCGTCGGCGCGAACTCGAGGATGGCCGCCGCGCAGTCGCCCACCTGCCCCTGGTCGAAGGCGGCGCTGTCGGTCAGCGTCACGCTCCGGTTGGCAGCGAACGAGGCGGCCGCCGGACCGCCGGGTTCGTCGCCCAGCGCGACCCGCTCGGCGTCGTAGGGCTGCCACGGGGCGTACACCTCCCAGACCACTCGACCGGCGGGCGTGACCTCCAGCACGCGGTGGCCCCGGCGGTCCACGACCAGCGTGTTCCCGTTCGGGAGCCGGTCGGCGTCGCGGGGCTCGTTCAGCCCGCCGCCGACGAGTTCCCAGGTCAGCGTCCAGTTCTCGCCGCCCGGACTCGACGGCTCGGAGGCGCCGGGCGTGTGGGTGTACTCGACGACGCGGTCGTTGCGGCCGTCGGCGACGAGGATCGCCGGGCGGCCGTCGGCCGTCCGGAGCAACTGCGGGTTCGAGGGGTAGTGCAGCGTCCGGACGGCGTCGTCGCGCCCGAGTCGGAGGTCGACGGCACCGGTCGAGCGGTTCACCACGAGCACCTGGTCGAAGTTACGCGCCGAGGCGAGATACCGCCCCCGCCCGACCCGGTCGACGTCGTTGACGTGAACCCAGTCGCGGGGATAGGGCCCGCC from Haloglomus litoreum includes the following:
- the pyrE gene encoding orotate phosphoribosyltransferase is translated as MTDTERDDLVAALRAADAVKFGEFELSHGGTSEYYVDKYLFETSPDCLELIADAFARRVGDTKLAGVALGAVPLVAATSVATGNPYVIVRKAAKEYGTGNRIEGRFEDGEEVVVLEDIATTGQSAIDAVEALREAGAVVDRVLVVVDREEGARENLAEHDIELESLLTASDLLADADADVEPED